One window from the genome of Sulfodiicoccus acidiphilus encodes:
- a CDS encoding eL32 family ribosomal protein: MSEEIDYLRKLKARRIKGPTFRRFDWDEYFRIGRRDTWRKPRGLDNGMRLRLKGYPPSPDPGYRTPVIIRDLHPTGLRIVKVSNERELESIKDSSGKVIVVLAGSLGLRKRIVLLNKAKEYGLRVTNG, encoded by the coding sequence GTGAGTGAGGAAATCGACTACTTGAGGAAACTTAAGGCTAGGCGCATTAAGGGCCCCACCTTCAGACGTTTCGATTGGGACGAGTACTTTAGAATAGGGCGAAGAGACACTTGGAGGAAACCACGAGGGCTAGACAACGGGATGAGGCTGAGGCTAAAGGGATATCCCCCTAGCCCAGATCCTGGCTACAGAACCCCTGTAATAATTAGAGATCTTCATCCCACTGGGTTGAGAATAGTTAAGGTCAGTAACGAGAGGGAACTAGAGTCAATTAAGGATAGCTCAGGGAAGGTGATCGTGGTGCTAGCAGGTTCGTTAGGGTTAAGGAAGAGGATAGTTTTGCTTAATAAGGCCAAGGAATATGGCTTGAGGGTAACCAACGGGTGA
- a CDS encoding 50S ribosomal protein L19e → MRLQRRLASQVKGVGRNRIKFPVSQLEEIEDALTRAQVKRLIKDGVIVVEKKRGISSARLKERKEKQRKKSERKGPGSRKGKRREGKKERWVSTIRKVRRYLRWLRDNGRIPREVYRDYYDKSKGGVFKSVADVRRSLVSSGYLKEVT, encoded by the coding sequence ATGAGGTTACAGAGGAGATTGGCTTCCCAAGTGAAGGGTGTTGGAAGGAACAGGATCAAGTTTCCCGTCTCACAACTCGAGGAAATTGAGGATGCCTTAACTAGGGCCCAAGTAAAGAGGCTGATAAAGGACGGCGTTATAGTAGTTGAAAAGAAGAGAGGAATATCATCTGCGAGGCTTAAGGAACGTAAGGAGAAGCAGAGAAAGAAGAGTGAGAGGAAAGGTCCTGGAAGTCGAAAGGGAAAGCGCAGGGAAGGCAAAAAGGAAAGATGGGTCTCCACTATAAGAAAGGTTAGGCGTTACTTGAGGTGGTTGAGGGACAACGGCAGGATACCTAGGGAGGTCTATAGGGACTACTACGATAAGTCGAAGGGAGGGGTTTTTAAGAGCGTGGCAGATGTGAGGAGATCTCTCGTTTCTTCGGGCTACCTCAAGGAGGTGACGTGA
- a CDS encoding 50S ribosomal protein L18, whose protein sequence is MKQGPNYKLKQRRRREGKTNYYRRYTYVVSGVDRLVVRFTNKAILVSLQKFDPKGDLTVASASSFELAKKYGWKGDLNNSTAAYLTGFLLGKRAIKAGVKEAVLDIGNRVPAKGSRLFIATKGVIDSGLTVPMNLEVDEGRLRGEHVAKYAEMLEQQDPERFKRVFSKYFERGLNPKDLPSHFKEVLNKLSEASE, encoded by the coding sequence GTGAAACAGGGTCCCAATTACAAGTTAAAGCAGAGAAGACGTCGAGAGGGAAAGACTAACTACTACAGAAGGTACACTTATGTGGTATCGGGAGTTGATAGGTTAGTGGTGAGGTTTACTAACAAGGCTATCCTAGTGAGTCTACAGAAATTCGACCCCAAGGGGGACCTCACTGTGGCGAGCGCCTCTTCGTTCGAGTTGGCTAAGAAATATGGCTGGAAGGGCGATCTCAACAACTCGACCGCGGCCTATCTGACTGGTTTTCTCCTTGGAAAGAGGGCCATCAAGGCCGGAGTGAAGGAGGCCGTACTCGACATCGGCAACAGGGTACCTGCTAAGGGTTCAAGGCTCTTTATAGCGACAAAGGGAGTCATTGATTCTGGGCTTACGGTTCCCATGAACCTCGAGGTAGACGAGGGTAGGCTCAGAGGAGAACACGTTGCTAAGTATGCTGAAATGTTAGAGCAACAAGACCCAGAGAGGTTCAAGAGAGTCTTCTCCAAGTACTTTGAGAGAGGACTCAACCCTAAGGACCTTCCCTCTCACTTCAAGGAAGTTTTAAATAAACTAAGCGAGGCGAGTGAGTGA